One Borreliella chilensis DNA window includes the following coding sequences:
- a CDS encoding chemotaxis protein CheA, whose product MDSSDVIDKFKNSFKEESIENISDIEQALLNLEVSSDQETINSIFRNLHTIKGSSGMFGFNFTASLVHEIETVLDVVKDGRAAFSQSVIDATLMSVDFVRELIEGDEVISEIDFNKRKQLLVNGIKNVFEASNVGRGGSFQESVENDFPKSGNSSVLEEFVNADLGNKFDDEALRSEFKTYKILFSPARGILFHGHKPINLLSKLIDLGSGHVKAKVDNIPDLELISPDNVYVNWEIRLDTEESKESIEDVFLFLDSQSKIDIQELDKCFEMPDKSNNVGFKNSNFLLSDRDAKDSLNSLSKKSKFVEKSGFNGEKNRSNSQDDAVRSKVNIASIKVDSKKLDHLVNLVGELVTIQSKLSKEAENRNSNILNSISAEFSLLINELRDYTTGLRTVPIEILFVKFQRIVKDLSASLGKSILYHAYGGDTVLDKSIIEKLNEPLVHLIRNSIDHGIESSKEREELGKDPKGIIKLSAYQSGDSVIVIIEDDGRGLDKNKILEKAIERNIISDAVAKTLSDVDVYNLIFEPGFSTANSITDISGRGVGMDVVRKQVESLRGHVVLESELGKYTRTKLIFPLTLAIIEGWLVRVKDEHFIVPLSNVESCLESSKLISQIDGVEAKSNVMDYRGSMISFIRLREFFQVSSEKSSSEQVVVVNTNSGKMGIVVDEVLGQHQTVIKALGKIYSRVEGVSGATILGDGSLALVIDIDAITKLVR is encoded by the coding sequence ATGGATAGTAGTGATGTGATTGATAAATTTAAGAATTCCTTTAAGGAAGAGTCAATAGAGAATATTTCAGACATTGAGCAAGCGCTTCTTAATCTTGAGGTAAGCTCAGACCAGGAAACTATTAATTCTATTTTTAGAAATTTACATACCATAAAGGGAAGTTCTGGTATGTTTGGTTTTAATTTTACAGCATCGCTTGTCCATGAAATAGAAACAGTTCTTGATGTTGTAAAAGATGGTAGGGCTGCTTTTAGTCAATCCGTTATTGATGCTACCTTAATGTCGGTTGATTTTGTTAGAGAGCTTATAGAAGGCGATGAGGTAATTTCTGAGATTGATTTTAATAAACGCAAGCAGTTGTTAGTAAATGGAATTAAAAATGTTTTTGAAGCTTCTAATGTTGGGAGAGGGGGGTCTTTTCAAGAATCTGTAGAAAATGATTTTCCAAAGTCTGGTAACAGTTCTGTTTTAGAAGAATTTGTTAATGCTGATCTGGGTAATAAGTTTGATGATGAGGCTTTGAGATCTGAATTTAAGACCTACAAAATTCTTTTTTCTCCTGCAAGGGGTATTTTATTTCATGGGCATAAGCCTATAAATTTATTGAGCAAGTTGATTGATTTGGGTAGTGGCCATGTCAAAGCTAAAGTAGACAACATCCCTGATTTAGAGCTTATTTCTCCTGATAATGTTTATGTTAATTGGGAGATAAGGTTAGATACAGAAGAGAGTAAAGAGAGCATTGAGGATGTTTTTTTATTTTTAGATTCTCAGTCAAAAATTGATATTCAAGAATTAGACAAATGTTTTGAAATGCCTGATAAAAGTAATAATGTAGGGTTTAAAAATTCTAATTTTTTGCTTTCAGATAGAGATGCTAAAGATTCTCTTAATTCTTTATCTAAAAAATCAAAATTTGTTGAGAAGTCCGGTTTTAATGGAGAGAAAAATAGATCTAATAGCCAAGATGATGCTGTTAGAAGTAAGGTAAATATTGCTAGTATTAAGGTAGATTCTAAAAAGCTTGACCATTTGGTGAATCTTGTTGGAGAACTTGTTACAATACAATCAAAACTTTCAAAAGAGGCTGAAAATAGAAATAGTAATATTTTAAATTCAATATCAGCAGAATTTTCTTTGCTAATTAATGAACTTAGGGATTATACAACAGGGCTTAGAACAGTACCTATTGAGATTTTGTTTGTAAAATTTCAAAGGATAGTAAAAGACTTGTCAGCTAGCCTTGGTAAGTCAATTCTTTATCATGCTTATGGTGGTGATACTGTTCTTGATAAGAGTATTATTGAAAAGCTTAATGAACCTTTGGTTCATTTAATTCGAAACTCAATTGATCATGGAATTGAATCTTCTAAAGAAAGAGAGGAATTGGGCAAGGATCCTAAGGGAATTATTAAACTTTCAGCTTATCAATCCGGGGATTCTGTTATTGTTATTATTGAAGATGATGGGAGAGGTCTTGATAAGAATAAAATACTTGAGAAGGCTATAGAGCGCAATATAATTTCCGACGCAGTTGCCAAGACCCTCTCAGATGTTGACGTTTATAATTTGATTTTTGAGCCCGGATTTTCGACTGCAAATTCTATTACCGATATATCAGGTCGTGGAGTTGGTATGGATGTTGTTAGAAAGCAGGTTGAGTCTTTAAGAGGGCATGTTGTTCTTGAAAGTGAGCTTGGTAAATATACTAGAACTAAATTAATCTTTCCGTTGACTTTGGCTATTATTGAGGGCTGGCTTGTCAGAGTTAAAGACGAGCACTTTATTGTGCCTCTTTCTAATGTCGAGTCTTGTTTAGAATCTAGTAAGTTAATTTCTCAAATAGATGGCGTTGAGGCTAAAAGTAACGTAATGGATTATAGGGGCAGTATGATTAGTTTTATTAGACTTAGGGAGTTTTTTCAAGTTTCTAGCGAGAAGAGTTCTAGTGAGCAAGTTGTTGTTGTGAATACAAATAGTGGAAAAATGGGTATTGTGGTTGACGAAGTTTTAGGTCAGCATCAGACTGTTATAAAAGCTTTAGGTAAAATTTATTCTAGAGTAGAAGGGGTTTCTGGAGCTACTATACTTGGTGATGGAAGTTTAGCTTTAGTTATTGATATAGATGCAATAACTAAGCTTGTAAGATGA
- a CDS encoding glutamate methylesterase, translating into MKILVIDIQGLIKQVFVRAFSKDNDVEILNAGFNSLNLINVFLQKFPDLVIIDENTARSNFGSSLNDVLNNISLPVVFIAQNEMSPNFGYLEQSKEKVKLIINKLNFKLTVDLFRSKYLDLIKLELKNLGKNKLISSFEAKRIHAPDFVSHSKVGFRENSLDDSSIRKSYRVSDVINFAPKNDPDVVIKYQGLLNKHKTGKIIVVGSSTGGTEALRIFLRSFRKDSPPIIIVQHMPGGFTRSFAKNLNNEFNIDIKEAENGDILRPGLVIIANGSYHLIVKYGSGNYFVNLLDGPLVSRHKPSVNVLFRSAAMYAGSNAIGVILTGMGDDGAICMLEMKKNGAYTIAQDQQTSVVFGMPMEAIKIGAVDKILPLSKIADHVLRRS; encoded by the coding sequence ATGAAGATATTAGTAATTGATATTCAGGGTCTTATAAAGCAAGTTTTTGTTAGAGCTTTTTCTAAGGATAATGATGTTGAAATATTAAATGCAGGTTTTAATTCTTTAAATCTTATTAATGTATTTTTACAAAAGTTTCCAGATTTAGTTATTATTGATGAGAATACGGCAAGATCTAATTTTGGAAGTTCTTTAAACGATGTTCTTAACAATATATCTCTTCCGGTTGTATTTATTGCTCAAAATGAAATGTCACCAAATTTTGGGTATCTTGAGCAAAGTAAAGAAAAAGTTAAATTAATAATAAATAAGCTTAATTTTAAGCTTACAGTTGATTTGTTTCGTAGTAAGTATTTAGATTTAATAAAGTTGGAGTTGAAGAATCTAGGCAAGAATAAATTAATATCTTCTTTTGAAGCTAAAAGGATTCATGCACCAGATTTTGTTAGTCATTCTAAAGTAGGGTTTAGAGAAAATAGCTTAGATGATTCAAGTATAAGAAAAAGTTATAGAGTTTCTGATGTTATTAATTTTGCCCCCAAAAATGATCCGGATGTTGTTATTAAATATCAAGGTCTTTTAAATAAACATAAAACGGGCAAAATTATTGTTGTGGGCTCTTCAACAGGCGGTACAGAGGCTTTAAGAATTTTTTTAAGGTCTTTTAGAAAGGATTCTCCTCCAATTATTATTGTTCAACACATGCCAGGAGGATTTACAAGATCTTTTGCAAAAAACTTAAACAATGAATTTAATATTGATATTAAAGAAGCTGAGAATGGAGATATTCTTCGTCCAGGTCTTGTAATAATTGCTAATGGAAGTTATCATTTGATTGTAAAGTATGGTAGTGGAAATTATTTTGTAAACTTATTAGATGGACCTCTTGTTAGTAGGCATAAGCCTTCTGTAAATGTGCTTTTCAGGTCTGCTGCAATGTATGCAGGCTCTAATGCTATTGGAGTTATTCTTACAGGCATGGGAGATGATGGTGCTATTTGTATGCTTGAAATGAAAAAAAATGGAGCTTATACTATTGCTCAAGACCAGCAAACCTCTGTTGTTTTTGGTATGCCAATGGAAGCCATAAAAATAGGAGCTGTAGACAAAATCCTTCCTTTAAGTAAGATAGCTGATCATGTCCTAAGGAGATCTTAG